The segment GGCTGGGAGACGCTTTCCCAGCCCCTCGACCCGATACCTCTTGACGCAGCCGCCTGAGAAACCGAACCTTCACATGCCCGGACCACACCGCCAGGGAATTTCCACAGCATTCGCGACACGACCCATTTCATCTGGCAATAAGGGTTTCTCAGAGAAAAAGGCCAAATTCGCGGAGCACACCGGGCTGTTTCTGAACAAGTGGTTTTCTGAACGACCCCAGTGGACCGAATTGGAAATCCTCGAGCGCGGCGAACGGCTCGCAGACTTGGCTGTTGCCCGCTGGGCTGGCCTAGAGGCCATCTAACGCGGGTTCGGAGCCTTTGACGTAGTGAAAGCACCCTTAGGACGGAATCTCCGCTCCGGGCATTGGGCTGCTACCCAAATGATACCCACAGCACCATTCACGCAGCGAGACCTGTCGCACTGACACAAAAAAAATCTTGTAGCTTCAAGGATTTAAGTGGTGCCCAGAGACGGAATTGAACCGCCGACACGCGGATTTTCAATCCGCTGCTCTACCAACTGAGCTATCTGGGCACTCTGACGAACGGCGCTGCCGGTCGGGTGTGGCGGTATTAAGCGAGGGCGCGGGGGCTGTCCAGTGGGTT is part of the Paracoccaceae bacterium Fryx2 genome and harbors:
- a CDS encoding DUF1524 domain-containing protein — encoded protein: MPGPHRQGISTAFATRPISSGNKGFSEKKAKFAEHTGLFLNKWFSERPQWTELEILERGERLADLAVARWAGLEAI